DNA from Felis catus isolate Fca126 chromosome B3, F.catus_Fca126_mat1.0, whole genome shotgun sequence:
CACTTCACCAATAATTTTGAGTGTCTCTGTTTGTATCAGGCACAGTGCTCAGCGCTGGAAATGAAAGACCTAATTCCTGCCCTGAGGAGCTTATCATCTGCGTCAAACTGTGGTCTCCTCTTCCAGCAAGACAGTGAGTTTCCTTCCATAGGCTCTGGCCTGATGCATGCAGGTAAGCGGGTGCTCGGCCAGGCAAGAAGCCATTCCCTAAAAGACCTGAGTGTAGCTCCCGACCCAGCCGCTGTGAACCGTGCTTGGCCccacaagagaaaggaaaacaggagagaCATTGGATTGGATCTTCCAGAAGGTCTTTGTTGCAATTTTCTGcatcattggaaaaaaaattacatcatcATCAAATAAAGACAATAGCAGCACAGCTTATTGAAATGTTACAAGCAAATTTGCTTTTGTACTTTTCCTAAGAACATTACGaaattccctcctccccccaccccgcattTTCagtaaaatgcctttttttttaaagcaccatgAAATcctacagagagaaaaataggtaAAACACCTCCACACAAGGGTTTTCATCATCACTGGGTCCCCTGCCTGTGAGTCTGGGAtgggagaggctggaggctggTGTGTGGGTTAGTTTGCATATCGCTTCTAGGTACCACTGCACCTTCCCCCTTCAAGCTCGGCACCCTGATGGCAAAGGAGAGGTTTTCCAGTTGCCCTTCGCAGCACAGGTCTGCTGTTTTGATGGAGCAGAGTCCTCTCAagggctttttcttttaatgcacaGGGAACTATGAGAGATTTTTCACTTAAGAACCAAGAACAGAAGGTAGATTTCAAATCTTAGGCACCTGTGAAAATGATAATCACTTTCAGTAAAATCAGAGACACTTCTTATTTCTCCTCAATGCCACTGCGCTGATGTCATGTGACCTAGGGACTGCCACAGGAGGACTGAAGTTTACATGGACTGCGGGCAAGTTGGTAAAGAAAAACACAGGTGGTTTATCGCGCAAAGACAGAGTGCAGGGCTTTGTTTATAAGCCATGTCCTCAACATGCTATCCCAAAGTTTCCATATGCAGAATACAGCATGGACAATGCCAAATTAAAGTCACCTTTGTTTCAGAGAgtccccacttttattttttaagaccatTGCTAACTAGCTCTTATACTAACTATACTGATGAAAGTTCTCTCTGCTGACACAGCCACCGTCTTTGCACATAGGTGCATCATCAAAGAAACAATAGCCTCCACTTGAAACATCAGCAGGATACGGAAAGCAAAGACAAGAAATGCAATACTGgttttttcctcattgtttttaGAGAGTCTCtgcacatttgttttattttcttatgccTTTCCTATGGTTCAGAAACCATGGTATACATTGGATGGTCTCCATTCTTACCCAATCCAATGAGTATAAATCTGCCTCACCCAAATTCTGGCTACATTCTCACTAATCCCCAAAACCAAGCACACAAATAGATGAGCGGCATTGACTCAGCCAGGAAGTCCTCCtctcagagggaggaaggaggtggttTGCTAATGTCTAGTGCAATTAGGACTTTCAACATGGAACGGTCCCCCATAGAACCCAAGGCAGCcatttccagtgtgtgtgtgtgtgtgtgtgtgtgtgtgagagagagagagagagagagagagacctgtgTATAGTATATGAATTCATGAAGTAATCAAATCAAAGGGAACTTTTACTACATTTGACTGCAAATAGCAACagcttaaaattctttaaataatctTAACGCCATGCAAAAAATGTCCGCATCGCCTGAGCCCTCCGGGTGACAGCCTGCTGTAAGGGAGGACAGAGTGAGCCTACACAGGGCATGATTCTAATTTGGACACCAGGCTCCCAAATACATCTGGTCTCCATCAATTACCCAGAAAACAAATCCCAAAGGGCAGGAGACTAAGCTCTTCTCTTAGCCTAAGATGAAGGGGCCCATTAGTCGGTATCTACAAACCCAGCTAATATGGttcttaataaatttaacaaactCGTGGACCAGGGGATGCTTGGTCAGAATGCTGCAGAACTAAAAGGGACCTCGATGATTTTGTGTGTTCAATTCCCTCGATGTGCTGATGAGGTAACAAAGTTGATTGCGCAAGGACTCAGTTGCCCACCATCACAGGCTGGGACAGGGGAGCGCAGACCAAGAGTCCCAGTCACCCCACCTGTAGGCCAGGAATACCCCTACCTACACACACATTAGGGCCCTACCCCAAAAGCACTAAGTTCTTAGACTTTGCTATTGGGTGAGGAGTTGGTATGGAGCTCTAGTCTCCAAACCGTCCCTCAGCTGTCAACAGTAAGCCTCCAGATCTGTTAGGGAAGAAAAAATTGGTACCCAGTTACCAGGTGAAGTGAAAGTCACCACCCACTGAAGATACGGAACATGTGTTCTTCCCGTGTGCAAAATTGAGGCATTTATTCCAGGTTTatgtgggcagggggtggggcgcAGGCTGGAAGGGCAGGGCTGTGCTGACGTGTGTTTAGAATTTGTAGCAGCCTTGCTACATGCTATTTGGCCCCATCTTACAAGGGTGACATTCAAACAGCTTCACAACTAGCCTCCCCCCAGATCTTAGCTTGTACACACTAAGCAGAGTCCAAGCTCTTATTCCCTCTCAGCATCTCCTTTGGAGAGTATGTTATAGTTTGTCCAACACTGCATATTTAATGGATCAATCTCCACAGAGGGAGGGCTCTTCTTTGATTATATTCCTTGGGGCtttgtcccccccctcccctgtacTCAGGGAACAGGTTATATTGGAGATTTTCCCACTCTCAGCCAAGGGCTGTTTTGGATCCCTCTGTATTTACTGTGATTTGACTCGTTTGGGGAAGCACACACCAACACCTGTTCCATTTGGTAGAATGTGCAGCTTAGTTTAGTGCTTTGAATTGTTTTATTCCTGCTGTATACGGAGTTCCTGCAAACTAAGCAAGTAAAGTGCAAAAGAGTGCTTTCAAAGGGCAGTTTTAACAATACAGAAAGTGTGCCGCATACAGCCTTcccaaaacccaaaccaaaataaTGTTTACGTAACTGCAAGGGTAACACGCGAGGTCATGTTTACGCAAAGACCTTGTGCCCTCTTGGTAACGGAGATCTTCTCCCCACCTCTGTATGCCGTGTCCATGAAACTAGAAAgacacacatgcgcgcacacacacacacacacacacacacacaagaatgcgTAACATGGACGCTATAGCAAAGTCAAAAGCAGACTTTGGTCAGACAGCCTTTGAATACCAGCTCtaccaccttcttgctgtgtgccaTTGGGTAAATTACTTAGCTTCCCTGAGCTCCCGTGTCCTCATCTGTATAGTGGATTTATAACCACTTCTAGTACAGTGTTCCTGTGAGGTTTCAGCGAGCATTTAACGCCCATAAAGTGCCTAAATCTAGTGCCTGGCCCACGGAAACCACTGGATAAATGACAGGGAAGCCTCTTCGCCAGATTTGTCCGTAGGATCTAGAATTTTTAACACATTACTATAAAGAAGGTGACAAGTAATACAGGGTGGATCGATAGATAGTTTAATCAGGAAGGTTTTAACTTGTTGGAATAAGAAAGTCCCAGTTATCCACCAATGAAAACACATTTTGCAGGCTTGAAGGACTCTCCCAGTAAGAGCCAACGCCCACACCTGCATAAGCGTCGTTTCCTATGTCTCTTAATGTGTGGACACAGGATGTCACCAGTGAGCCACAGCTCCAGCCAAGTGGAGGCATTAAACCAAATCTACCGTTGGACAGGAAGGGCCTCGTGAAAGTGATTCTGCTTTGGCTCCTTCCCAAAGGAAATGCCAGAACTTTAACTGGAGCCCAAAatttggggcagggggaaggggagctACATGTGGTCCAGGCATTTTGGGGAGATGGGCAGGAAGAGGTCTGCCCTGGTACCAGTGGTCAAGGATGTGGCTGATATAATTTTCCCCAGAGGTCAGAAAGCATTAGATGGTTTTGGGAAGTCTCCACTAGTCCTGTGATCTCTTGATTAAATCCACTCTGTGTGTGAATTGTGTGAAACCCCCAACAGGCGGTGCTGAGCCTGGGAGGACCATAACCTGCAACCTCCTGGGTTTGCAAGTCCAAAGGCTTCAGAGTGTGGTCCACGTAGCTAAGTGTGAATGGCCAGCCAGTTATGCAAAAGGCTAAGGATGGTGAGCCTAGCACATATTTTGccctttctgattaaaaaaaaaaaaaaatcatcaattcaGAATCTTCTCAAAACCTATGACTAGCCACTCCCCCACTTTCCTTCACAATTTTAACCTCATGGAACAATCAATTATCAGGTGTTGCTATTGTTTGCCTTAAAACGATCGATCACACTGGGGTTCCAACTTTCGTGAGTAGCAGGTGTGGGCTAAAGAAACAAGCAAGGAAAAGAAGTGATGCTTTCAAAATAAGGAACACCCAAACATAAAAGTGGaatgttgtaaatatttcttttaagcaTTATTTGTAAATGGCATTAATGGCACTTAAGCTGCAggcaattttaaaacaattcaatCTTCGTGTACAAGAGTTGTTGGGGGAATCTTTCTTTCGTTTGGAGATAGCAGGACTGGACCTCGTCACTATGTCTACCTTAAGACACCCAAAGGGACAAAAAGCCCTGAGATGGAATGATGCCATGGTCCTCCTTGGTATGTCTCAGACATGCaggatgtctatttttataaaaaaattaggaTCAGCTAGACAGAACAGCAAGCCACTGGCATCATGCAAGGCAattgttttggtattttttccccctcttatcAAAACGACTTATAACCGAAGTTCCACTAGAAAAGTGAACGTGAACGTTTCAGAACCAGTTTATTTTCACCACTGCACCCACTGAGGAAAATGCATGATGTTGTGCCCGTAACCATGCAGCAAATGAGGCCGAGTGTCCGCCGATGCTCGCGGGTTCACTTTTTTCATCGTTCGTCGAAAACACAAAGTTCAGTAGGCTTCTGTCATTGGTTAAGGTGGTATTCCACAGTGTGatgcatttgtgatttttttttttcttttgtaatgagGAACGCAATTGCACCTTTGAATACGTGTGCTCTGATCTGTTGCCAACAAATTCCACGTGCTCTCAGGTCCCACAGACGCTCATTTGGAGCCTAGAAAGAGTAGGTGCGCCCTGAAGGGTTTGTATCAAAACTCAAGCTCGGGGCAACATGCCAAAATGCCAACTCAGACCCTCCCTGCAGGTACTCGTTCACCCCCCATCTGGTCCCCTTCTGTGTGTGCACGTATCTCTAACAGTAGGTTCGGAAAATGAGACTCCACTTAGGAGACACATCTGTTCCTTTCAGAAGGCTGGTCTAAGGAATAGCTGCCCTTTTCTACATGCTGGGGCCGGGGTGGCACCACACAGGGGTGCAAGCACCGTCCCAGACACGCCCTTAACATTTGCGGCCACGACCTCCTGCGTGTGCGAACACTCCCCCAGTGTCCTGCGGCCGCCGCCAGAAGTGCAGTCCTTGTTCTTTGACTCCTTTTGGCAGAGCGATCTTTCTCATCTCAGTCGTTTATGGCACAGTGAAATATATTCTTCGATGCTATGTAATTTCGGACTAACGAGAAGTCTGTTTAAGGCACGTGTCTCAGGGTGAATATAAAAAACACGACGCTTGGTCAAGTCCAAGGTCCTCAGCATTTAGTTTCTCTCTTCAAGTAATGCGTTGTTCTCGAGTTCCTGGTCTCTGGTGTCCGTGGGGACCAGCCCGTTCTCCATCCCGGCCTGCTGCTGGATGCACTCAGTCAGCATGGCCGTGCTGGAGTGGTCCGAGTTGCACATCTTCTccgtctcctcctccttcttctcctcgtCCAGGGAGTAATTCCGGAAGGTCTTGTAGATTTTGTGGACGTCCTCGGGCAAGGTCTTTTTGAGGTCCTTGTTTTTCCTCTTGGTGAGCTTGGAGGTGGACCCGAACTTGTTGATGATGTTGTCTTCCGAGGCGCCCTGCCCGTGTTTGTTGAGCTGCTCCGACCCCTTCAGGCGCAGGTTGTTGGGCCGGTTGTTGATGCTCTCCTGGGATGAGGCCTTGAAGCGGCCCGTGTCCAGGGCGGCGAAGACGGAGCGCTTCTCGGGGGACAGCATGTCCAGCGAGTGGGCCCTCTGGTCCAGGCCCAGGCGCCGGCGCTCCATGCTGCGGATGGTGGCTGCCCGCTGCAGCTTGTCGTGGATCTCCACGCTGAGCCGCCGCCGTGTCTCCCGGAACTCGGCCGTCACGTTGGCCTTCCACTCGGCCGCGTGGGCCTTGATTTCACCGACCTGGCCGGAGACAGAAAAGCGACAGGATGAGAAAGTCCTCTCTCCGCCTGCCTCGagcccccacccgcccccagcgCCCACAGCCCTTGGATGTCCTGATGGGAAGGCTGGCTCCAGGGAGGCCGGGAGATGGGGGAGCACAggcccagggggagggagggggggatcAGGGAGTTACACTTGCTAGAGAAGCCACCGGCAGGAGCCTGAGATGTGGAGGCGGTGACTGAACGGGAGGCAGAGCTCTCTGCGGGAGAGATCACTGTTGGGAGGTAGACAGGCTTGGGTTCCTGTTACACACCCACCCCTTTGTTAGTTGTATGGCCTCATCCCTCCAACATAAGTGGGGTAATCATGTCTAGCTCACGGAGCTCTTGGCGTtatgtgagacagagagagacattcCCAGGAGGAAAGCACCCAGGGGGTGCAAAGCAGATAGATGTTCAGGGGGTCCTTGGCCCTTCTCTGTTCCCCAGTGCTCCTGTCTGGGAAGGGTGATCCACCTGTCCCAGTTAGACTAGGACTGTCCCGGTTGTAAAACACAGAGTCCTGTGTTCTGCAGTCCTGGACAACCTGGGGACCGTCGCTCACCCTGTATCTGGGCCACACGGTCGTGTGCTGTCGAGCTTACTCTGGTTTAAGAAGACCCTCCAGAGCACCTGGTGACCAAACTTTCCTGGCCATGTTCTGCAAAAGCCCACAGAACGTTCTTCCTCCAGAGCGAAGTTTTTGCAGGAGGATCAATACCAAATTTCTCGGCTCTCATTCAGCAGCACCGAGACTAGTAGTCCCACGTCTTTCGATACGGATGAGCAACTAACTCAGAAGTTTGCATTTTTGCATTTCGGAAAGTCAATATTGATGTGGTTACTTTCACTATGGCTCATTTTCAGCAGGTCAGTTAGCTCTCTGGGGGATCGGACTGAAGACTACACTGACAGTGTTTATGCAAGGCAGGAAAATTTAACCCTTGGGCCCGGGAATGATATGGGAAAGGAAATATTCCCACACAGTAACTTTCTCCTGGGGCCTTCTATATAGAATGTCTGTCTTCTAGAAAGTGAGCAGGTGCCCTTAAAGAAgctgttcctctttttctttctttcttatctcccTTCCATTCTTTagctcctctcttcttctcttgcctgcctttatcttttcctctcttcctagaAGAACTACATGGACATTGTTTTCAACCACAGAATCTACCTTCTCCTCTTAtgtcttttcttgcctttgttttcatGCGCATTTACATGAGGGAGTAAAGGCTGCGTGTCTTGGACACATGGGTATGTCTGTTTCTATAGATCTGATAACCCAGAGGGGATGATGGTGAAAGGGACCCCTTGTGTTTGCTTCCTCATGGCTGGCCACTATTGAAGGACTTCAGTCTCAGGGAACCAAGAAGGATTCATAGTATTTTATTGCATTTCCATATAGACCCCAAGACCTGAAGGACAGGCCATCTTtctcaagctttttaaaaacattctaaacCTCTCCCTCCAGTCTGCACACCAGCCTCAGCTACAGCCTACCCCTGCTGACAAtcactgtttggttttttttttccttttacccttttcattttttaaaaagcagtcatcGTTTACTAGTCTTTCCAGGATCTCTGGCCCGGTGAGTCACCGGATGTTCTCACCTGCCGAAAAGGGATCCAGAAATAACTGCTATTCCGTTGACCTTGGCTTTTAGGGAATGCTTCAAAAGGAGGAAGCCACAGGGGCCCTCCGTTCCTTTAAGAAGCCCTTGTGCCCATAGAAGAGAGACAGGTAATTCTTGACATGAGCTAATCTGACCTCAGGAACGTTCATAGAATTTGGAAGGAGTCCTacctcttcttttgtctttttggatAGAACCCGTAGCCAATCTCCGATCATACTGAGGACGGCTGCAAAGTAGGCAAGGCCAACAAGGATCCAAAACCACACTAGGGGCTTATACCACTCCCGGTAATTGATCCCAGCGTTTCCCCCTGAAAACAACCAAACGTTATTTTAACCAGGGCCTAGCATATGGTCTTTGCAGAACAAACATATTCTGGTCCACATGGCAGAGATGTCTTCCCATCACCATCTGACACGCAGCTGTTAGGCCTGCTGTATACAAGAGGTGACAGGCAAGGAAAAGATTTGTCCCTTCCCTAAAGGAGCCTGGCCTGTGGCTTAATTTCCtttcata
Protein-coding regions in this window:
- the KCNK10 gene encoding potassium channel subfamily K member 10 isoform X2; protein product: MEGAPQGGLQTVMKWKTVVAIFVVVVVYLVTGGLVFRALEQPFESSQKNTIALEKAEFLRDHVCVSPQELETLIQHALDADNAGVSPIGNSSNNSSHWDLGSAFFFAGTVITTIGYGNIAPSTEGGKIFCILYAIFGIPLFGFLLAGIGDQLGTIFGKSIARVEKVFRKKQVSQTKIRVISTILFILAGCIVFVTIPAVIFKYIEGWTALESIYFVVVTLTTVGFGDFVAGGNAGINYREWYKPLVWFWILVGLAYFAAVLSMIGDWLRVLSKKTKEEVGEIKAHAAEWKANVTAEFRETRRRLSVEIHDKLQRAATIRSMERRRLGLDQRAHSLDMLSPEKRSVFAALDTGRFKASSQESINNRPNNLRLKGSEQLNKHGQGASEDNIINKFGSTSKLTKRKNKDLKKTLPEDVHKIYKTFRNYSLDEEKKEEETEKMCNSDHSSTAMLTECIQQQAGMENGLVPTDTRDQELENNALLEERN